CTCTCCTTTCTGTATATGCTGTCCAAGGATCCCAATTCGTTTCTCTTTCCTCATGGATGTAGTCGTAAATTGGGGGAATTCCTTGGATTTTTTTCGCACTATTCATATTGGAGCGGGAAAAAAATGATCCAGAAAGGGAGGATCAATGTTCTGAAAGTCCCAAATTCAGCATTCGCGAGCATAAAAAATTGCTCCTTACCGATCAAAAAGGTCCCAAGTAAGACAGAAGAGATTTAGAAATAGATCCCAATTTTTTTCCGATCTTCATTTTTTTCGCGAGCAACCCTTCCGAATTCGAACTGCCTCATTCGGAGGAAAAAATGAAATCAAACACCAATATATTCACAAACCTAGAAACCGGTTGGATGAAATTACAGACGGAAAAGCAAACCTTCTTCGAGATAGTGCACGCATTGAATCGTTATTATGATGCGATCCGAGGCTCCGAAGTAAAAGAAACACGTTCCTTCCGCAGAAAACTCGCCAGAAGCAATCCGGATTTTTCCGAGATCTATTTTAAGAAGTTCGGAGATCATGAATATCTTGTGTATGCGAAGATAGAATCTGAAGGAAAGTCTGAATCCGATTCTTGGATCCATGTGGACGGGATCGGTTTAGAAAGAGAAGAGATGAGGGCTCGAGGATATAAGGATCATCCTGCCTTCGATATCAGATGCGTGCAAGATCTGTTCGAAGAATGTTGCGTCCCTGCATCCAAATCAGAAGAGGACAGAATTCATTCGGATAAAGAATAATCTAATTCGTCTTTTAGCGGTTGCCGAACGAATCGAATGCAAAAAGCAACCGTAACTTTTTTACTTCTTCCTCACTTTAAATTTCATAAGAATTGCTTGCCTGAATCGAAAACTAAGGTTAGGAATTGAAGCCCATGTTTTGCTCTTCTAATAAATTGGTTTTTCTGTCTTGTTTGATCCTACTTTCTTTTCTGTCGAATCTTTCTTCGGAAGAAGCTAAGATCCAAGCCAGAAAAGCAACGAAGCAGGAGATGGGATTTCATTTTC
Above is a window of Leptospira semungkisensis DNA encoding:
- a CDS encoding LIC_13246 family protein encodes the protein MKSNTNIFTNLETGWMKLQTEKQTFFEIVHALNRYYDAIRGSEVKETRSFRRKLARSNPDFSEIYFKKFGDHEYLVYAKIESEGKSESDSWIHVDGIGLEREEMRARGYKDHPAFDIRCVQDLFEECCVPASKSEEDRIHSDKE